The following DNA comes from Acipenser ruthenus chromosome 47, fAciRut3.2 maternal haplotype, whole genome shotgun sequence.
TCCATTGGGTGAAAAAAAAGTCGAGAAGGCCAAACATCACTACACAACATCCCGAATAGGATCTGctgcagaccacccaagtgacgcGCATTCCACATTTAAAACCCGCAAAATAAAACTCTGAACATCACTGTCTGGGTGATgtcaaaaaaatactaataaatgtCATTATCAGCATTGCATGTACGGTGCACTTCCTTCTGTGATGGGTTGCACATTACAGCATTTTCAAATTCGACAgtgctgttgttttctttttgttttgctgtttctaaatgtatttgtaataattTAGATCGGATTCATCTTTGTCCAATTTCTGATTGGTGGAATGGCTTGGTAGTCCGAGATGGCCACGCCTCCCGACTCCTCCCACACCAGCGAAATACTGGACAAAGTTTGGGAAAGTTTGACAGAGCGAGTCGGGACAGTGGGAAGGGAAGGACATGTATGAGCGTCTGCATTAGCACATGAAGAACGACACCGTTATCTTTAAACATTCACGGAAAAGGAAGCATTGCGGGAAGCAATATACTTAACCAACCAAGCAAAAACCTTTCTGGAAAGAATACagaaagaaactttttttttttttttttaaggaaacatATTGGAAATAAATATTACACAAAAGCAGGTATGTATATGATCACGAttccttctattattattattattattattattattattattattattattattattacgtttcTCATTTGTATTTGAACACATATTATTATATGTTCAAATACTAGGATACAGAGACGAACagttgtttgtttaataattaatagaGTACATCACATATCAGCAAAGTAAGTGAGCAAATATAATAGTGTACAGTTAAAAGTGTGAAGATGCTGTTAAACCCAGATTAGGTGGTTTGCGGTAGGTTGTGTATACCATGGTGAAGTATAACGAGGCGTATGGTTAAACGAGAAGGAAGCGTAAGGGAATGACACGGGGAAACGTGTTTGAGCAGAGCGCGTAAAATATATAAACGATGGTAGAACATGGAGTCTaggaatgggaaaaaaaaacaccggGGAATTAGGTTTGCAAAAAACTGTTGTTTTTGTACGTGGTCCAATTAATCTCTCTATGTATCATAGATAACATCGTTATGAACGCGTGTGTCGTGTTGTGATTAATAGAATGCGTATGCCGTTTGCAGAGATACCTCTGTTTTCTTTGTTTCTACAGAACCTGctgttattactgtgtttttgGGGGTTAATAATTATTTAACGCGCCTAATTCCAGTGCAGTCAAGCTTGTATTAATCCATCGGAGTGGAAGGACAGCCTAGAAAAGGTCCCCAtagtatttcaagttagctgtaacattttatcagCAATTCTGGTTTTacgtggtattttttttttttcagttttctcatggttatactgtggATTTACCACAGGTCACCCTGGTGTGCTATATTAGTATTTCACATACCTCACTAATCTTTACAacactttcctgtgctttaccgtgctttcactctGCCTGATTACGCTTGGCTGTGCTTTTGCTATTGGAAGGGAAGGGCAAACAAGATGGTCTGAGCTCCTGATAGCTTGAGCTCTAAAGACAAGTTAAGATAATCAGATTATCAGCCTGGAAGAGAGACGGGTTAGGCTGAGGGTAAGGGCTACGTTTAGGGTTAGGGCTGTAGAAACCCAAACGCTGTTCCCAAGTCAACTGCTTCAGTACACAGTGTGGGGTCACAGGATGCAAATGAAAGCCGAGGTTCAGAATAGAAAGTAGGGAGGAAGCAGTTTTATTTGTACTGGGAATGCATGGTAGTTCTTCACTACCAGGTGAATGCATTACAAAGAAACAGTTAGATTCTGCCCTGTGCATTTAGGTGGGTAAGGGCTGGTAAGAGACAGGTTACTGCATAGGTCAGGTgagagcaggggtggccaaagttggcccttcctctcctggtctttgttccagccctgttctaaattgtttaattgaaccaatccagaccctgaagtagttcattgtctaattttacctgttaaacctggagtggaactgccctccaggaccggatTGGACAGCCCTGACAAAGCTGGTGTTTTTATTCCATTTCTGCCTTTTTGATGCATTCTGTGTATTACAGAGAATTCAGTTTTATTCTGTACTGactcgctgttttttttttgttttattttttattcttacagATAAGCTCCTGAAAAGTTTTACCGCATTGCAACATGTGGACTTCTTAGAAAAAGTTTCGCATCAGTGTGTCAAGTGCGCCCTCGTGTGTATGAGAACGGGACTGtgcttcgaaaaaaaaaaaaggtgtggaAAGTTATGGACTGAAcagagcagagctggagctgcaGAATGGAAGGGTACGATAACCAGAGCCGCATGGAGATCGGCATGGACCCCACCATCGTCCTCCACTACAACAGCTCGGGGAAGTGGGGTCGGCAGAAGGGCATTGACACGGGCAAGACTGTAGTGCTGCTAGTCATCTGCTCCTTCATCCTGCTGGAGAACGTCATGGTGCTCCTCGCCGTGTGGAAGAACAAGAAGTTCCACAACCGCATGTACTACTTCATCGGGAACCTGGCCCTGTCTGACCTCCTGGCCGGCGTGGCCTACGTGGTCAATATCTTCAGCTCTGGGCGGCGTACCTTCTTCCTGACCCCCATGCAGTGGTTCATGAGGGAGGGCAGCATGTTCGTGGCCCTGAGCGCCTCCACGTTCAGCCTGCTGGCCATCGGCATTGAGAGACACATGACCATGGTCAACATGAAGCCCTACGGCGCCACCAAGAGGTACCGGCTCTTCGTGTTGCTGGGCTCTTGCTGGCTGGTCTCCATCTTCCTCAGCGCCCTGCCCAGCCTGGGCTGGAACTGCATGGGGAACCTGCCTTCATGCTCCACCGTCCTGCCCCTGTACTCCAAGAGCTACCTGGCCATCTGCATCACCATCTTCACTGGCATCCTCCTGGCCATCGTGATCCTGTACGTGCGCATCTACCGGCTGGTCAACTCCAGCAGCCAGCGGGTCGCCTCCAGGCAGCAGGGACGCTTCTCCGAGCGCTCCATGGCGCTGCTGCGGACCGTGGCGATCGTCCTGGGGGTGTTCATCATCTGCTGGGGGCCCCTCTTCGTGCTGCTCATGCTGGACGTGGCCTGCAGCCCCCAGGAGTGCCCGTTCCTCTACAAAGTGGACTGGTCCATCGCCCTGGCCGTCCTGAACTCGGCCCTCAACCCTCTCATCTATACCCTGTCCAGCCGGGAGATGAGGAGCGCCTTCTTCAAGCTGCTGTGCTGCTGCGAGCTCAGAGCGAAGGAGGTCAAGAACGTGACCCTCACCCCGACTGTGGACAAGAGCCACAGCAAATCCAGCAGCGGCGGTAGCCCCCCGAAACCACGGGAGGACACGGACTCCCCCCCTGCCGTCGTGCTCATATCGGCCGTGCTCGTCAAAGCCAGCGGGATTTCCCCCCAAAAGGGCAAGTTCTGACGGGACGTACAGTGTCGTACTAACGAATAAACTTGTATTGAAAGAGTGTGCAGCCCAGCCAGGCTACTTACTTGTGAGATATAAAACTGCCTGGGATTATCTGATATTCAGAGGGACCTGTGATCAAATGGGTTACAAATTCGCCCCTTTCGTTTTGGTGATGTCATACTGCTCTAACAGTGTGGTTTTTCATACAgataaagtttatttttactttttaagcCCAAATAACTATTTCAAAATACTGTGCCTCTGAAAAGAGTGGACCGCGTTGCTATAATCTTTTTGTCTTTACAAATCAGTGTAACCCTTTATACTGCCTGTACATATTGGCAGATTATCGTGACTTTGATTTTGAATTGGGATCCACGCATGTATATAAGCTCTACATATGAATGTAAAAGTGATTTGTTTTTATCGAGTTGTAATTTATTTTCCAACAGAAGAACCAGACGCAGTATTACTGTTCTGAACATTTTGAGACTGAATTATTGGGCTGCAAGACGGTCAGGTGATGGAATTATGCATGAAAATGGATCTTAAAACATTGGTTAGCACTTATTTAAAATGCCATTGGAATGAAATTACATAAACatattgcagttaaaaaaaataatacagagcACTCTAGCAgaaattatttttgtaaaataaacggAGAAAAAATGGGGATATTTTAATCAGAGAAgacagtgttttaaataaaaaacaatgatcTGTCATGTATGCCCGCAGCATCTTTTTGTGTTGTTATCACACTAGTCTACATTGACAtctgtgtactgtacatatatcttTCCAAATAGAgcactttaacaaaaaaacaatgtgacagaaatacaaattACAATATTGTGTGGATGTGCTCgttgcttctgtgtgttttttttttctgacttcacAGGGTCAGTTTACAGCTCGACTtgcattgcaatgcattctggtacttgtagtcctgcttctcttggAGTCCCAAAGGAAcctcagtgcattctggtacttgtagtcctACTTCTCTTAGAGTCCCAAAGTAACCTCAATGCATTTGAgatgcaagttaaaaaaaataagaactgcCCCAGTGAAGGTGTATATCAGCCTAGCACAGAGGTCTCCTGGTTTCCACTCCacccgagttctcaattacttaattgaaccaattatttttttaattggtcaacactaacattttTTCCAGCTATTGAAGATActcagaaaacctgcaggattgtggctctccaggaccagggctgacCACCTCTGGCCTAGCACATTCGTTAATGCTGGCGAGTTTCCCAGACAGTGATTTTGCCAGCACTGTAAAACACGGTACGCAGCCAATTAAAACATTAGGTAATATCTAAGGGAAAGTCACATCAAAACAACTCCCATTTGGGGAGTGTGTTTTTGAATCCACACTGGGAACACAAGCAGTCCTGTATGGGCAGATTTAATTGATGTTTAATTATAAACTGGTGAGGCTTCCAGCCCTGCAGCTGTGCACCCGAGCCTGGAGTTCCAGCCTCCGCTCCGGAGTCGAAGTCCTGGGTAGACATGGGTCTGAATGCACCCGAGCCTGGAGCTCCAGCCTCCACTCCGGAGTCGAGGTCCTGGGTAGACATGGGTCTGAATGCACCCGAGCCTGGAGCTCCAGCCTCCGCTCTGGAGCCGAGGTCCTGGGTAGACATGGGTCTGAATGCACCCGAGCCTGGAGTTCCAGCCTCCGCTCCGGAGTCGAGATCCTGGGCAGACATGGGTCTGAATGCACCCGAGCCTGGAGCTCCAGCCTCCGCTCCGGAGTCGAGGTCCTGGGTAGACATGGGTCTGAATGCACCCGAGCCTGGAGTTCCAGCCTCCGCTCCGGAGTCGAGGTCCTGGGTAGACATGGGTCTGAATGCACCCGAGCCTGGAGTTCCAGCCTCCGCTCCGGAGTCGAGGTCCTGGGTAGACATGGGTCTGAATGCACCCGAGCCTGGAGTTCCAGCCTCCGCTCCGGAGTCGAGGTCCTGGGTAGACATGGGTCTGAATGCACCCGAGCCTGGAGTTCCAGCCTCTGCTCCGGAGTCGAGGTCCTGGGCAGACATGGGTCTGAATGCACCCGAGCCTGGAGCTCCAGCCTCCGCTCCGGAGTCGAAGTCCTGGGTAGACATGGGTCTGAATGCACCCGAGCCTGGAGTTCCAGCCTCCACTCCGGAGTCGAGGTCCTGGGTAGACATGGGTCTGAATGCACCCGAGCCTGGAGCTCCAGCCTCCACTCCGGCGTCGAGGTCCTGGGCAGACATGGGTCTGAATGCACCCAAGCCTGGAGCTCCAGCCTCCACTCCGGAGTCGAGGTCCTGGGCAGACATGGGTCTGAATGCACCCGAGCCTGGAGCTCcagcctatgctttaccatacctgtctggaCTTCTCAATGCTTACCtaatctttaccatgctttaagtGTGCTTtgtcacactttgctatgcttttaccctGGAAAACTACAATATACTTACTGAACATAATAACTGTAATTATTATATGACTCACTATATATAATAAtcacatatatagatatatatatatagtgtgttagcattgtcttaaaaaaacatttacttagAAAAGTGGATAACAGTGACAGTTTCACTGCCACCCTAATCATTGTgcattgaaactttttttttcagagtGTTGTGTCTTCAGCGACATTTCTAAGTGAAGTCCAtagttaataataatgaattacttaataattaaaaagtcttttaatttgttttacatgcATGCCTGTGTGAGAGTGCATTAGACGAATAGCCTCATTATCATTCGCTCTGTTCTCCAGTCTAGCCCGGGGCACGGCTCCCCCTTCAATAATGCAGCGTCGCTCGGCAGAGGGATGGAAGCATGCTGCCTGTGAACCTGCTCTCTGTTGTGTCTGCTTGAGATGGGCAGACACCCTGGAGCCACTTGAGGAACACTGGTTACAAAATGTTTGAATCCACTGCGAGGGGAAATGGTTGTAAATATCAAATAGTCGCTAGGTGCCTGACCTTCATATCCTATTCCAGGGTGTCcagtcacggtcctggagggtcattccactccaggctTAACCggtaaaatgatataatgaactacttcagggtctggatggaggtttaattggttcagacTGGTTCAGACTAGCAGAGAGACAAAGTTCAGTAAAGGGGCTGAACCTTGCTGGCTGTTTCAAGCTGTAATAAACAAGTTTTCAGAATGATTCTCTCACCTCTGATTTTAGTATAATATCATTCATTTTGCAGAAGATTAGTTTAAGTTTTCCATgtgttattttcactttggctCAAGTCAATTTATACTGACATCACAGACTAAATGCACTTCCTGCGCAACAGGCAAATGGACCCCCACACCAAGTGACTTATTAGTTATGTTTTACTGTACTGCGTTGCCTGCTTATGAGTCTGAGGTACATTGTTACCCACAAGAATCCTGCTACACTCACCTGCCACAGGACAGTAAACTGGgaaaaacattcttaaaaaataaaaataaatgaaaaatgtcattttgaatgacaaaAAACGGCCAATCTGTCTTTTGACaagcgctatatatatatatatatatatatatatatatatatatatatatatatatatatatatatatatatatatatatatatatatatatatatatatatatatatatatatatatatatatatatatatatatatatatataatgtgggcagcagtgtggagtagtggttagggcactggactcttgaccggagggttgtgggttcaatccccagtgggggacactgctgttgtacctttgagcaaggtactttacctagattgctccagtaaaaacccaactgtataaatgggcaattgtatgtaaaaataatgtgataactgtataatgtgaaataatgtataatgtgatatcttgtaacaattgtaagtcgccctggataaggacgtctgctaagaaattaataataataataatatatgtatttgaGAAATGGTGGGTGTAGGTATTCCCTGTAAATTATATGTGTTACAAAAACAGAGGGGGGAGGGATGACTCACCCAGCACTCCAATTAAACAATCCGACAGCCGGAAGGAGTTTGTTTGCTGTTATCGATTGTCATGTTTATGTAATAGTTAAGTGTGAACTGAAATATTGCAGTAGACTCTTATCGTTTCAATCTGCCcccagacaaacaaaaaaacagctcaCCACTCTGTGTCTGTCAGCCCATTCTTATGTGGGGTAGTGTTGCGGTTGCTTTTTCACATGCATACCTGTTATTTCACCATGATTATTTCCATAGTACCCAGAGAGTCACTCTTTACTGTGCGTTACCACACTTTTACAAGGCTTTATTAGTTTGATCGCAGTAAACTTTAATGGAGATTGCCTCTTTTTAGATTTATATTATCTTTGCGTATATAAATTCCAAACTACAGTAATATAGGCATTGCAACACACGACAATGTGAAATCCAGaccaaataaacataaataacaaaaatactaCAGACTGCTTAAATTTAAGTAGAATTGAGTCTCACGCACTATACCTGAACTGCAGGGGAGCCGAAGGGCGCTGCGTGACGTGGTCACGTGACGTTCTTAACCGTCACTGCCTCAGACTGAGAGACGCAGTTCAGGTAGCTCTGATAATATCTTGGGAAACTTAAAAGCGCTGTGGGAAGTATTGTGAAATAAAAGAATTTTTTTCTCCGACTTCAGGTTTTGTTAACTCAGAACTCAGCACAGTCACTTTTCTTTATACCCTTTCCTGACGGGACTAAAAGTTACAGAGACACGGTAAGaaggtgttttttgtgtgtgtgtgcgcgtttaCATCGATTATTTATATTGGAAATTCGAGCAAGGACGGGAGACCATCAGACTCCGACTCGCTCAGCGCCACAGGTTTTTatagttttctttatatatatatatatatatataatatatataccaCAGTACGTTTGTTTAAACTAAAGCAGCACGTCGTTTGTTTCTGGAattaaatgtgtaattttttttaaatgcagctatTCTTTTAACTGAAAGCGCAAAGGTCAAGCGAGAATCATTTGAAACATTTCATAATCGCAATTTCGTAATCTTTATATTGCCTTAGTGGGAGTATTTTCTATTGTAAAGTTACAGTCAGTGTCTGCAAACAGTGCCGCTTATTCGTTATCATTGGACCATTTAATCATTAATTTATGACTACATTCAGCGTAATCATAATCTTATCgcagtcagtgttttttttaatttgttttattattaagtatAATTATTTATTCTGAAAGTAGTTATGTTTATTAATGTGAGTATATCTTTCTATTATAGGGATGAATTAAATAAATTCGCAACCGAGGTTCAAAAGCGCTTATCTGAATATCGTCATGTCGTGTGTATTTTAGTCAGCCACACTTTGATTTTTACTGACATTTGCGAGTCAGTTTTGCAGACCACGTTAATCCCTTCTTGCCAGATTTCGGTGGAGGGATGACATTGGCTGAGTAGAAAGCCTTACAACGGCTACAGTATTTAATTTTGTTTCGTGATGTGTTGCTAAATATAAGCAAACTAAACAAGGATATCACAGCATGTTTTTGCCTTGAATCGGTTGCATTGCAGTTCCACATCGTGACAGGGTTACATAGGATTTgggtttttccttttaaattgaAAGACCTCTACATAATCTCTGAAAACAGTGTAGTTTTCAAACTTAATTTAAGTGTTTTCTTTGTGTGGCAAATTACACCATAAGGTGTATATATAAGGTTGAACCTCTCTGTAATTAAgtgatgtgtttaaaaaaaaaaaaaaaaaaagtactctaTGGAACCTGAAACTGTCAGATCAAGTATGCATTTGTTGGAAACGTCATGTTTCGAAGGAGAACCCCtctcagtttttatttgttttgtgtctcTGAGCTGCAGTGGCAGTGGGGCTTGTGGCATGTATACCTCTTGCAGCTGCAGTTGGTAGCAGGGGCCTCCGTAGTTCAGAGGGTGACCAAAAAGGCTTCAAggacatgtaaacaaactggagagTCAACCAGGCCTGGTTGGTTCTGCAATAAACATTAACCATGAAATCCTATCTTAGTTTAAATTGAAGTGCATGTAGGACACCACAGCTTACCCGTATACTCGGGTTCTGTGTgtttgcaaaccttttttttcttcttaagaaGTATATCACTCTCCTTGCCTGTTTACTGTAGGTGCTTAGTCATCCTAGTTGTCATGCTATCATTTTAGGGTTTTCAGTCTTGCCAGGGCACGTTTGCTTGAATTCATTTTAGAAACCAGCAAAGATGAGCAGATTTCTACACTGGGTGTGTTAGGAGTAGTTTATGATTCTACCTTTGTGACTTTTctattttctttgtaaatgtttgttttagtaCAATAAGGACTGGCTGCATTATCAAAACTTGCATCAATAAAGACATTTTACTGTACACAAGACCAGCATTTCAACTTACCCAGAGAGAAATGTACGAGATGTAACAGTGAATGCAATTTTTTACTTTGAATGAACTGGCCCAAAAGTTGTGCTTTTCTCTTGGTTAaagttgttttattaaaatgtaacataCACTCTACAGGTTAATTTGAAAGACTTGGTGCAAAGTGAGTTGGACATACCAGTCTTAGCAGTCGTCCTAGGGACAGGTTGTATTTATTAAGTGTCTGGAGTTCACAAAGAAACTACTGAAATggatcttgctttttttttttggtcatctcTGTAAATCATTGAACAAGCTGTCCGCTATCGTaagcactctttttttttttttctttttcctcccACAGAGTGTAAGCAGACATGGAATATATTAACCACTGGACCTGTGACCGGTAGCAAAATGTTTGAAGACTTGCCTCCAGTTTGTTTAAAAGGTCAGTGACTGGTAAAAGTGTTGTTTCTGCTGTTCTTTCTCAGCCCTAAATGTGAACACAGTGCAGGTGTATCTCATTAGTCCTGTACGGTAagatcaaacaaacaaacctttgaTAAATAcaatcccccccccccgaggCCCGTTTTTCCTTTCTGATATTGTCTTCCGGTTTGCTGTTCAGTGTGTATACGTCCCTAGCAGCTGTTCCGGGTGAGTTCTGGTTtcacattttcatatttaaagcaAGGCAACCAAGAACCATATTCTATAGTTCAGGACAACACTACAGTTAGCCTCCAGCGGGTGAAAAGATATGCACTTTGCATTAAAATGTGTGGCAATCGAGACCTGcatttttagtttttgaaatTACAGCCAGCTGCAAAGGAGGAGGTGAAAAGTAGACAACAAGGTTACTGTAACAGGTTCCTGGCCACCCTGCACCGCTCTAATAGAAGTTCTCTGAAAGCAGCACAGCCTGTGGTGGGCATCTTCTTTGGTCCAGTTGCTGACGGCATTAGCCTGTGACGCACATATCTGAGTTGTTAGCCTGTAGGACGGTGAACACTGCAGAATGCACAGGGATGCATTGGGTTGCTGTTTCACAAGATGGCCAAGTTTCCTAAATATCACAAACTCAAAAAGGTTTTGGGATGC
Coding sequences within:
- the LOC117966316 gene encoding sphingosine 1-phosphate receptor 3-like, with the protein product MEGYDNQSRMEIGMDPTIVLHYNSSGKWGRQKGIDTGKTVVLLVICSFILLENVMVLLAVWKNKKFHNRMYYFIGNLALSDLLAGVAYVVNIFSSGRRTFFLTPMQWFMREGSMFVALSASTFSLLAIGIERHMTMVNMKPYGATKRYRLFVLLGSCWLVSIFLSALPSLGWNCMGNLPSCSTVLPLYSKSYLAICITIFTGILLAIVILYVRIYRLVNSSSQRVASRQQGRFSERSMALLRTVAIVLGVFIICWGPLFVLLMLDVACSPQECPFLYKVDWSIALAVLNSALNPLIYTLSSREMRSAFFKLLCCCELRAKEVKNVTLTPTVDKSHSKSSSGGSPPKPREDTDSPPAVVLISAVLVKASGISPQKGKF